One region of Polypterus senegalus isolate Bchr_013 chromosome 11, ASM1683550v1, whole genome shotgun sequence genomic DNA includes:
- the LOC120538613 gene encoding paraneoplastic antigen Ma1 homolog, whose translation MDVYEIIAWCKEKNVALENAVVLSNVPLDITDTVIYRVLDTVKGTGKTKVHGRCSDKTGREQFVLVETSKRVSEISFPVFIGIPDEIGPWSTQVLSATSPSSGSSKVQKCQTASPVEAQNYRKLLTFSGLTPTPNGEEDYEVWAEHTTHILEEWQCSDNMKKQGLVECLRGPAADIVRFVKVENPSATSCDYLKALDTAFDPTENASDLMVKFRNTFQEKGEKLSVYIIKLDKLLHSVLRKGGLKSSELNRLRIEQIIRGALPDDMVALRFLNHLLSLNF comes from the exons ATGGATGTATATGAGATTATTGCTTGGTGTAAAGAGAAGAATGTTGCACTTGAGAATGCTGTTGTTTTAAGCAATGTGCCACTGGACATTACAGACACTGTTATATATAGGGTGCTAGACACAGTTAAGGGAACTGGCAAGACAAAAGTGCATGGTCGATGCAGTGATAAAACAGGTAGGGAGCAATTTGTCTTAGTAGAGACTTCTAAAAGGGTTTCTGAAATTTCTTTCCCAGTTTTTATTGGAATTCCTGATGAAATAGGCCCATGGTCCACTCAAGTACTTAGTGCTACATCCCCTTCATCTGGCAGTAGTAAAG TTCAGAAATGCCAAACTGCCTCACCAGTAGAAGCTCAGAATTATAGGAAACTGCTCACATTTTCTGGACTGACTCCTACACCAAATGGGGAGGAAGACTATGAGGTATGGGCTGAACACACTACACATATTCTTGAAGAATGGCAGTGTTCTGACAATATGAAGAAACAGGGACTAGTGGAATGCCTTAGAGGGCCCGCAGCAGATATTGTGaggtttgtgaaggttgaaaatcCTTCAGCTACTTCTTGTGACTACCTGAAGGCTCTAGATACAGCATTTGATCCTACAGAAAATGCATCTGATCTGATGGTGAAGTTCAGAAATACCTTCCAAGAAAAAGGGGAAAAGCTCTCTGTGTATATAATCAAGCTAGATAAGCTACTACACAGTGTTCTGAGAAAAGGGGGACTGAAGTCTTCTGAACTGAATCGCCTTCGTATTGAGCAAATAATTCGAGGGGCTCTTCCAGATGACATGGTGGCACTTAGGTTTTTGAACCACCTCCTTTCACTGAACTTCTAA